The genomic segment CTTATATACTCTTAGCGACCAATATAAACCCAAAGATTATTGCAGGTGAAGCAGTTCATGTTCATAATTATTTGACGTCAATAAAATGTGCactttgttttcaaatattatgtcatttctAACCCAACCATACTCTCCAGATGAACTTTTTCTTAATGCTACGTCTGGGACCAAGTTTTATTCTGATGGAGACTTGACAACGACACAAGAGTTCGCTGAAAGGTATTGGAAGAGTTGTTTGAAATCCTGTGTATTTGACTCACACATTCAATCTTAATATTCGACCTACACCAACGCCTAGCAACACCACCAAACAGGTTGAAGGGGAGAGCCATTTACACAACCatcaccaaacacaaacaaggtAAAAGATGCAGACACTGTTAGAACACGAAACAAATACTCAACTAAGAGTTCCACATTTAGTTCCCCACATAACATCAatgtttgtaaataaaatcGCCCCCAACAAAAGCTCcccaaaactattaaaaaagagcaaaaacagaactatttcaaaattaatacaaacgcaaacaaaaactaacaaaaaaaaaaagaaaacaaaaatcacaattaatgaaaacaaaaacagaaacggCCCTAATgaatcaaaaagacaaaacaaaaccgacctccaaaaaataacaattaattaattagagaatCAAAGGTAAGAAGAcacttaaataatttaaaaacacaacTCGAATTAATAGTTCCGTTCAATGAAGAAACCAAGGAAGAACCAATTACCCATAAGCGATGGGAAGCCAAGGcaaaatcaaccaaacaaacGAGAAAATAATACTGTTCAGCATCGATACAATGGATAGTTTAAAATTTGAGCTCCAATCCTTCTACTGTCCTCTAGATCAGAAAATGAATTAACTCCTTCCCGTTCAAATGGAGATAATATTATTAGGCCTAAAGAGATAATTAACTCCTTCCCGTtcaaatagagataatataacatcttcaaataaataaaatccattGTTGACCCAATAGACCACTAGATTTTAAGGCCAGAATTGATATTTGGGTCCAAtcaatgtaacaaaataaaaaacccaCCAAAAAGCCAAatgtaaacaatttaaaaacattattaaaaattaaacaaactcACACTCCCAATGTAAGTCAATGAGGTAAGCATTGACAAACAATCCTCAGACATTgaagggggtgtattgaaacaatgattttggaggattctataggatttagtaaatttggaattttgatagattttagggaagttaatatgatttattgtaaaaaaatttcaaattccacctaaaaccatgagatttggatttcagtatttttaactaaaaaaattctctcaaatactctagaatccctaaaacttattaaaatccaaatccacaaactgttttgaataacattagatttttaaatcatcagtttaataacaatggatttcaggagactttttaaaatccatgattgaataacataggatttaggatttgtaacttttatacaaatcacctaaaatgtcaagttgaatacaccctctGAGTTAAATacaataaacaatcaatctaaccaaacacacacaaaaaaaggaaaaaaaaaactaaaaaaacaattacaaccACAAATCAACATATACAATAAAACCATATAATTAGGaaatttaaaaacatgaaatacaaaaccaaatttcaaaataaacacAACTACTTACtaacaaatttgtaaaacttctcACTATAATCTacttaatgcaaaaaaaacaccaaataaaaaacaaaaccacaatataaaaaacaacagaaacaaagaaaagaaagtgaatacctgatacaaacaaaaattttaaatactaaaaaattgtttaaaaaagaaaccaaacaaaccataATCTAACTACGAGAGAAAAAATTAGACTAAATTAGCTGAAAAAACATAGAAGGAcaaataaaccaacaaaagagcaaaacaaattaacaaaagaccaaaagaaaacatactaACAACATAACCTGACGAAAAGAGGaaaatacataactaaaaaaacaaattaacaaacaaccGAAAAAACACTCTCGTCAATTGCtagtatcttatataatatctttttatatacttcattttatttatatcttatatggtgtttacttttaaaataataaatttcacattgttacaaaaatatatttcttcaaacttttagttttaacatataatatacttcctaatgaaagcatataccatataacctaattaaaacaaaaaaaaaagtttttctacttttaaaataaaaattgaagccaaattaatttatgatagactaatttaaaaatagaaaatatgttctaatatatttaaattatcacattgtattcaataatcatatatattatattaaagacacaactcagataaaattaaattatatttaatattctataagttacagtttgactgtctttaaaacgcatatactaaaagaaaataaaaataacataattgcttAATCACCccatgaaataatagaaaactatagtttcacaaaataatttaatggtaattatattatttattttaaagttattagaaaatagagataatatataatccaaaaacattaatcattggtgattcttctgtcacctttttaaaaacattaaatttgacacatttttcttttcatgaattttatccaaaatttaatgtgagatatagtataagatatttcaaaaaaaattatgacatgagccatattttaatatgcataattctaaaaaaaaatatattaagggTGATTACAAGATTAGAGAGTATATACTGGAACATATGATAAATCGTGATACACTTATtagttattcaaaataattattggTGATTCTTCTGCTACCTTTAAAAGAACATTAAATTTGatacattttccttttcatgaattttatccaaaatttaATGCGAGATATAgtgtaagatatttttaaaaaaaattacgacATGACccatattttaatatgcattattccaaaaaaaatatattaaggatgattacaagattagagagtaaatatttcaaaatgatcattggtgattcttctgttaccttgtaaaacatattgtctagattcataatctcattagtatagtacaaaattcaagttttaaaagtttagtttattgattggatgaatttgagtcggtctgaatttttttctcacatatcgtattttaaaatcatcaaaatctgatggaaaagtcaacatatagatattataagtaaaaatatagttaattaaaaaaaatattagatgtaagttaaaataaattagaaatgtatTTATGTCAGAAAAATAATAGGAATGTATCTATTCttgatatcaatttttctgattttgtcttCCCTTCCATCTACACCAATTGACATGTTggagatttcatttttttataattaaaaaactataatgAATAAGAATAGAGACAATGACCGATAAATAACCGatcatcatagaagtataacacattttaagcattcatatagagtttctaattcacaagaaatttgttaggaggctaattgaagaaaatcaaaccatAGCAACATATATTGTggagtcaaaaagaaaatcaaatattaagattgagttaaagaatatataaagttgtaaaaccACTCGCAAAgagataaatatttatcaattatttttatttatgattgagactaaaacttaatttttatttatttattttcatggtTAATGAGTTTCGTTAATAATTTTCTGGTTATAGAGATCTAGCGAATCATCATATAAGTCTTCACCGCATCCATATATTAAAGCTTTGGAAAAGATGTAGGGAAAGATGAAATTTATCTAGAAATATTTCTAAACTATTTTCAATACTCAATTTTCGTTTTGAATGTCTGATAGATGGtctctacacaaacctcatgtgtgctaagactatctccaatatatattctattttttactctaaaatagagcataatttttttcaatgtatATAAAATAGAGTTAGTATAAAAAAGCATTATTGCATATAGAGTAATCCTACcgtttactctattttagagtaaaatataaagtagGGTTAGAGCAAATGTTACTCTATAACAgagtattgactttaaaatagagtagggttggagatgctctaagaacctaaaaatttatcacaaaataataaaatccaaaacaataaaactttgAGGGATTTAATTACTTCAGTCCAAAAAATTTccgatatgttttgtttattttattttgcgtccaaacattaaaaaccatatataaaggaacacatattaaacatttttaaaaaaatcatattaaaaaaatccaattcaaaaatatatttgtaaatttaaggtatatcataattaatgaaaataaaattaaatatagctCGTGCATCGCGCGAGCCTATTTCTAGtaaaattataagatttggatttttgtattttttaactaaataaatataaccaaATCTTCCAGAATtcctcaaaataattaaaatctaaatccacaaattattttgaataaaagtagATTTAAGGTAGATTCTTCAATCATTAGTTTAATAAAGTGGATTTCattagatttattttaaatccgtgattaaataacataatatttgtaaattttacagaAATCACTGAAAATGTCAAGTTAAATACACTATCTCTAAGTATATTTGATATACACGAATACATttgtataattgattttccatTGGTTCatcttaaaaaacatttttagttatGACCCGTGACTTATGATAATCGAGAGatacattttatatttaagaaaaaaccaAGTTGGATgttgtaataattattattttcaacaaaacaaaaaaagagttagaACTTCATTTTATGCAAGTGGTGCAATGCTATACTGCATAGTTTATGAAAAAGGAAGTTGCATACTGCATAGCTTTTGATGAGCCTAtttttctctttgcttctcTCTTGTCTCACTTACATACTAAAGTATATGCTAAGTTGCTAATGTTACTAGTCTTTCATAATAAGAAACCTAGCAATAGTATTTCAGTGACAGACTGACAGTATTCATACaaaagagagtcaaaaacctagaaTTATAAAGTTGTAGAATACAAACATTACTTGTTATTGCATCAAATGTGACATTGCGTCATTTTATAACTAAGACCTTCACGCTAAGTCCTAAAAGGTTACAGCTTTGAAATAGCTAATCACTCAATTTGCAATTTGACAACCTACTCTGTTTTAGTAGTTGACTTTAGTTTACTTGACTTTAGTCAAGATGATGAGTGAatgcctttttgttttctccattgtAATTTCTTGTTATTGTTGTCAATTAGAATCAATTTCTTGTCACGTAGGTGATTGTTGGCGGTGGTGTTGGTGGTGGATTCTCTGCTGGAGGAGCTGCATCGagtggaggtggaggtggtgcGGGTGACTCTGCAACTGCCCCTAAGGAAGATGAGAAGACgaaagaagaatcagaagaggaagaaggagactttggatgtgttttagttttctctttggttaagATGGAAATAGTAACTTGAGAGGTTTTAGTTTGAGCTACCAATTTTTTTGTGGTGTGTTTCTTCTATTGTCATGTGATATTATGCTACATTGCTTTAAATTCTAATATAATGACAAGTTTCTCTTTCGATCATATCATACTTTGGCTTCCTCTTAGAGTCTTAGTAGAAGAATGAAAAATGTTATTTCCTCAAAACAGAGTGATGAAAAACAGATAAATTCTGTAGCAAATGAGACAATTGCTGAAGAGGGAGGCCTTATTGACGATAAACATGTAATACTTGGCTTCGGTAGTAATACTGTCGAAAGAAAGTTTCGAATTGTCTTGGTGAAAAATCCACAAGCCAGTTACAACAAATCTGAAGTAAACTACTGATACATTTATGAATATTTACGAACATGCCACACAATCATCACAACGGCTATGCTATGGTAAATATTCCAAGTAAACATCCTTCACAATCATCTAAAATCTTCCTCAATGAATATCCAGCTTTCATGGAAAGCGAATTGTATTGAGTAAATCCGAGTCAGCCACTACTTTCAACTCAGAAGAGCCACTCATCATCTCGATTCTTGATTTTCTGCGAGAAACAACCAACCAAAATATGTCATTCTTGATCCCATATACCAATCATTTTAAGTCTACTAATCAGTCTTGTGCTACACCGCTTATTTCTAGCATAGCAAGTCTAATAGTTTACTTTGCCCTGTTACGGCCTATACAACATCAAGAGGAAGAAACTCTTTTTGTTTCAAAGATTATAGATTGTGCACCTGCCTATTCGAACTTGACTAGAGTTGAGGAATTTTAGTACCTTCACTAAAAGACTGCTCCAACCTAGTAACAATATGTTTCCCATATGTGTATTTCTTCAATGCAGATGCATGCATTCTGACTCGGCTGAACAATGTTGCACGCTGATCAGCTGTACATGTCTCGAATATCTTCTGCACCACATAGTTTCCGTACTGATCCTTCATCAGCATCTGATAAAAGTGGCTTACAGTTAATATCCAATCagttaaagaagaaaatgtatCAGGTTTGGTCCACAAGCTCTCACCAATAGACTATCATAACTCTCGTCAGGCCCTGCAATCTCTTTGATGATGAGGTCACGCTCAATTCGACCACCATACTCCAGACACTTCTCTATAACATTTGATGCAAATTTATGTAGACTAAGCTGCACGATGTGCCCTGATAGTTTTCTCacgattctctctctttcttcagaCGTTCCTTTCTCCAAGACATGCTGCAAAATAGCAATTTTGGTTTGAAGTGGTGATCAGATGAAACTAACTGTGGGATTTTGGTCTAATTTGACTTCAGTTAATGTTCTGTAAGTTTAGATGGTACACATACCTGTGTGACATAATTACCATATTGGTCCTTGGAAAGGACACATACTGATTCCAGTATCTCCTCGGTAATGAACTGACACTGATGCTCATGTGAGCAACGCTCCAAAAGCCTCTATAAGGAtgggaaaagaaaatatgaaacatGGTTCTTGAGTAACAATGAGAAAAACCAAGAACATGAGAAGGAAAAATCGTATAACCAAAGTGCTTAAGTACCTGTATGACACGACAACCATAAGGATGCATAGAGAGCGAGGAAACTTGACCACGGAAAGCATATAGCATGAACCCAACTCTGTCTGTCGGGATGTTCTCAATGCATTTCTGGATCACATGGTTTCCATTTTGGTCTCGAACACATCTCATGACCTGCCCATCAAGTTCACGTGCTAAACGAACTCTCTGGTCAGGTTCTATGACATCAAGAGCCTAACACCACAACAAAGTTTCACTCAATGAGCCAATTGTTTTAACAAAGTCCAATTTCAAACAACAAGTAGCGATTTTTGTACCTTTTGTATTACTCGACAACCATACATCTGCAGACTAAGTGGTAGTATCTGCCCCATGAGTTGATCCGCAAGTTCCTTTCTCTGTGATGAGTTTCCGTACTCAAAAAACTGAAACAgaatcgcaaaaaaaaaatcaataaaagggGTAGAGCCTGACAAGAATCTGTAAGACATAGGATCGAGTAGGAACAAACCTTCTGAATGACATAATTACCAAACACATCTGTCATTAGTTTGCAAGCATGAGGAATAACTTCTCTAAAGACAGCTGCTTTTTCTTCTGGATTACAATTTTCGAGCTTTTGCTGAATGAATCGGCTCCCATGTTGATCCGCACTGAAAGGAAACAAGATTATACTCAAGTTTGTTATCATCAAATTAGGAAGAAACCCAAGACAAGACACAAGACTctagaaagaaagataaaaacatgCCTGAACTCAACAATGTGTCCTGTGATGTCAGATAAACCAAACCTCCTGCCTTTCCCAGATTTCAGCTCTTCAAGAAAATTGCACAACCGTGGGCCATTCGCACTTTCCAAGCTCCCTTGTTGCTGCCATCCAGGATATGCCTCGACATAAGGAACATGACCAGGTGAAGGAGGAGGGGCGAGCTGTGTAGGAAGATACTGCACCATAATGCCCATACTTGGCTGGATTCCATAATAACTAACACCCATTCCCGTTCTACCCATATTAGAGTTACTTGGCCCTCTTATTTGTGGAAGGAACTTCGGATCATCTTTTTGAGACTTAGGAGCATTCTTGTGGTTCCTAGGAGCCAGCGGTTCCATCTGCCCGAACGACTGTTGACAATACTGCATATACATAGGATCTGGAAAAGAAGGTTGTCCCGCATACTGCATTTCACCTCCGTGGACAACACTTCCTGCACTTGGCGCAGACAATTGAGGGATAAAATCTGGACTGACAATAAGTGGAACAGAACCATGGGAAGGGTATCCAGGCATAAACTGAGGGATCATGTTGGTGTATGGTCCATAACCATACTGAGGAGAATAAGCAGCAGGAGATTGCATGTTATACACATGAGCTGGTGAAGTCATATAAGCCGCTTGGGTAGCAGTGTAAAGAAGAGGTGGCGTAAAACCTGAAGACTGAAGCACAGGCTGACCATCACCAGAGAACTTGTAAGGTTGTCCATAATGAAACTGTCCAGTCCCGGTAACTGCATCATTTACGCCATTAGAACCTATTTTGCCGCCACCTTGAATCCAAGTTGCATTATTTTGCTGTTGGTGCAGCTGCCTTTCTGGCCTTGTATACCTTGGTTCTCGAGGATATTTAGCCGTTCCGGATCCAGATATGTTAGTATTCTTCAATTCAGAAATGATAGCAGATCCATCAGAACTCTTCTCAATGCCAGTGGAAGCATTCGCCGCTGAAGCAGCATTATCTTTGACCATGACATCATCTGATATCTCCGAGAAGTTACCACCCTCATCCGCTGTGTTCATTTCACCATTTGAAGAGTTAGACCGACTATGTTGAGGGGTCGGCACAGAAGAACTATCATCCTGCAATGAAAAGAGATTCAATTATAACTTATTATAGTGCTAAGGAATGACATTTCACTACTCACAACCAAGTTACTAATGAGTACTAAAGGTGAGGAAGCGAAGCCGAACCTGACTGAAATCGTCCAAACCTTGAGAACCAGGGGAAAGACGAATGTCCAACCCATTAGTCCTATCTGAAACACTATTAACAGAGAACTGTTGGGAGCTTTCATTCTCAGATACTTCCTTATGAGTAGAAAGTGTACCTTGGGACAAATGATTGGGAGAATTAACTTTATTCAATCCCTTGTTACTTCTAAATCTACCTACATGATTGTCTATGAACTGATACTCAGTAGGGTAATAAATAGGTGGAGAAGGTATGCGGTTAAGGCTGTGTTTAGAAGAATGAGTAGTCACGGTGTAACCGGAGCCGGCCTGTCTTGACAATAGATAATCGACAGCTAGAAAAGATCCCTCCATGCTCGGTGGAGCACTTCCACTTCGATTAGGCACAGAAACCTGCCTAGAATTAGACCATCTTTCATTGCTTCCGGACATCCTAATAGGATTCTCAGTTGCCATTACTTCAAGGGTATTGCTCTTCTACACCAAAGAAGGTAGCTTTATAACGCAAGCACctgaagaaagatgaaaaaaaagctCCCTTTTACACAAATTTGTCATCAATGAAATCAAAATcaccagaaaataatgaaatttaaaCAAGTAAATAAGCAAATAGGTTCTCAAGTTTAGAACTTTAAGtaaagaacagagaagaaacaagagcaAAACCTCAACAAGTCTAAGACAACAAGCTAGAAGCAGATATACATGACCATGTAAATGGTCCACGCATTAGgtagagattaaaaaaaagagaaacccaaaagagaggcagagagagagagacaagaaacAGAGTGTAAGTAGAACGAACGGAACTGAAtcccaaataaaaagaaaacagagcagaagGGGTGTACGGGGAGAGTGAGGTGAGTTGATTGACTGAGCACTTACCAGAAGATGATTATTGAGGAGGAAGGAAAAAAGATTCACTGttaaaaaaccctagattctggtgctcagagagagagagacaaggagGAAGGAGGAGAGAGAAATGAAGTGACCATGGTTGGCTAAGTCAGTGCtgattttaaaatgtttggatttttttccggtaatggcaaaaataaaaatccatatTTTCCACCATTACGGATCCTTTCTTTTTCCGCGAAGGTTATGGAGTTTGACTTTCCTTACCAATCctattttttctccttttttcttttttttttcttttcattctagacATTTTTACGTTTTTTAAGTCATGGTTAGTCTAACTACAAATGTCTTTTAATCAATAGTTGTAgtcaaaatatcataaaactagattaagatccgtgctagATCACAGattaaaattcattttgtttatattgcattttttatataaaatataatttatgttattgtttttaaaagttttttttggataaaatattatgcaataaaatcatatgctaaatatgaagattcgaaaaaatacatattttgtaagttttatattgttaatgattctagataagtacccatgctataacactggttaaattttatttcgtaatttattttgtaactcactatttaacttgtaaccaatctATCTATaaatttcgtaatctatcttaTGGTTAATGTTGTGGTCTAtcgataaaatctgtggaaaataaatttgtaatattgtgtttaaagatctttggaaacaacgtgatatagaactaaaatcttcaaaaatgcagtttggaatatccatgattttatctgttactattaatatatcaattatcaatttggaatattcataatatttaagtgtaaccattaatattaatatatgaattaatctataacctatcaaTAAtctatttgtaatcatttattaaaaatataaaatctacaaaaactatgttgtttacttcccttttattaaaaagggatatcacttaaaatatttgattgaatACACTTCTAaataatttctaaaatcttttCCAAAGCTAATAGCATGTTGAAATTTGATAATTAGTTACTACGTACTATGCTTAATACATTCTTAGTAATATTAACCAAAGCTTATCATAAAACCTCAAGTATTAAACCAGCAGCAAGAATAactgaaacaacaaaatttatatattatcaaagtAACAATTTTATTGAGAGAATAAAACtaatccaacaaaaaataaagttgaattCAATTGCTAAAAGAAGCGTGTCTGATTTTTGTAAAAGAGTATAAGATTCATAGCTAAAACCGGACATATACCCAAATCCGATCAATTCCTAACCTTTTTGACTTTGTGTGTGTTCCCAAAGAGCCCACACAAGCCGTAGAAACTTGCACTCACATTTTGCTGATTTGCTCTGTCCAAAAGTCAGACAAAAAAAGTTGGTGTCTGTCAACTAAAACCTGAGATGCGGGTTTTTATAATGATCCATTTGAATaatcattcatcatctcttatcATCATATCATAAAACAGATTTTGGATTACTGTTGATTGTTCCTAA from the Camelina sativa cultivar DH55 chromosome 12, Cs, whole genome shotgun sequence genome contains:
- the LOC104730827 gene encoding pumilio homolog 6, chloroplastic, whose amino-acid sequence is MATENPIRMSGSNERWSNSRQVSVPNRSGSAPPSMEGSFLAVDYLLSRQAGSGYTVTTHSSKHSLNRIPSPPIYYPTEYQFIDNHVGRFRSNKGLNKVNSPNHLSQGTLSTHKEVSENESSQQFSVNSVSDRTNGLDIRLSPGSQGLDDFSQDDSSSVPTPQHSRSNSSNGEMNTADEGGNFSEISDDVMVKDNAASAANASTGIEKSSDGSAIISELKNTNISGSGTAKYPREPRYTRPERQLHQQQNNATWIQGGGKIGSNGVNDAVTGTGQFHYGQPYKFSGDGQPVLQSSGFTPPLLYTATQAAYMTSPAHVYNMQSPAAYSPQYGYGPYTNMIPQFMPGYPSHGSVPLIVSPDFIPQLSAPSAGSVVHGGEMQYAGQPSFPDPMYMQYCQQSFGQMEPLAPRNHKNAPKSQKDDPKFLPQIRGPSNSNMGRTGMGVSYYGIQPSMGIMVQYLPTQLAPPPSPGHVPYVEAYPGWQQQGSLESANGPRLCNFLEELKSGKGRRFGLSDITGHIVEFSADQHGSRFIQQKLENCNPEEKAAVFREVIPHACKLMTDVFGNYVIQKFFEYGNSSQRKELADQLMGQILPLSLQMYGCRVIQKALDVIEPDQRVRLARELDGQVMRCVRDQNGNHVIQKCIENIPTDRVGFMLYAFRGQVSSLSMHPYGCRVIQRLLERCSHEHQCQFITEEILESVCVLSKDQYGNYVTQHVLEKGTSEERERIVRKLSGHIVQLSLHKFASNVIEKCLEYGGRIERDLIIKEIAGPDESYDSLLMLMKDQYGNYVVQKIFETCTADQRATLFSRVRMHASALKKYTYGKHIVTRLEQSFSEENQESR